The Rickettsia helvetica genome has a segment encoding these proteins:
- a CDS encoding MraY family glycosyltransferase — MNDVIIFINVVLFIFSFIATTLLTRILITCLSYLGVVDIPDKRRSHNKIVPRGGGLAIVLVAIISLYIFELWTTGTTFISEKLVPLLFAISAISFLDDLRSLPIVIRLLVHLICSSLAVYFFLPFTSFGDHGLRLYLIFALFTVALTGFINIYNFMDGIDGMSCIESIHLASTMLILCFLQFSAINNPYFIASVNVIILGCSCGFLIFNWHPAKIFLGDVGSISLGFLTGLCLLLLALTSTNLFIACAIASLYYITDAVLTILIRLLNKEKIWQPHLKHFFQKAVQKGKSHKQVVSIIAVCNIFLMIISVTSLYFPVISIMLAIAVITLTVQSLLK; from the coding sequence ATGAACGATGTAATAATCTTTATAAATGTTGTTTTATTTATATTTTCTTTTATAGCTACAACACTATTAACACGTATATTAATTACGTGTCTTTCCTACTTAGGAGTAGTTGATATACCAGATAAAAGGCGTTCTCATAACAAAATAGTACCGCGCGGTGGAGGGCTTGCTATTGTACTCGTTGCAATAATTTCCCTTTATATTTTTGAATTATGGACTACTGGAACAACATTTATTTCTGAAAAACTTGTTCCTTTATTGTTTGCAATTTCTGCAATTTCTTTTTTAGATGATTTAAGATCGCTACCGATCGTAATTAGATTACTCGTACATTTAATTTGCTCTAGTTTAGCCGTATATTTCTTCTTACCGTTTACTTCATTTGGTGATCACGGTTTGCGCTTATACCTTATTTTTGCTTTATTTACTGTAGCTTTAACTGGATTTATCAATATATATAATTTTATGGACGGTATAGACGGCATGAGTTGTATAGAATCTATTCATCTCGCTAGCACTATGCTTATATTATGTTTTTTACAATTTTCGGCTATTAATAACCCATATTTTATAGCTAGTGTAAATGTTATTATTCTTGGTTGTTCTTGTGGTTTTTTAATATTTAATTGGCATCCGGCAAAAATATTTTTAGGAGATGTGGGAAGTATTAGTCTTGGATTCTTAACGGGTCTTTGCTTACTCTTACTTGCTCTTACAAGCACTAATTTATTTATAGCTTGTGCTATTGCTAGCTTATATTACATTACCGATGCCGTACTAACCATATTAATTCGGCTGCTCAATAAAGAAAAAATTTGGCAACCCCATCTAAAGCATTTTTTTCAAAAAGCAGTACAAAAAGGTAAGTCTCATAAACAAGTAGTATCGATTATAGCAGTTTGTAATATATTTTTAATGATCATTTCGGTTACATCTTTATATTTTCCCGTAATATCTATAATGCTTGCAATAGCCGTGATAACTTTAACCGTGCAGAGTTTATTAAAATGA
- a CDS encoding DUF721 domain-containing protein, producing the protein MKLIKEDIDKIVRRIFAKQHPLLPEIMINWNKIVGFNFSTKALPLKITTYTYKKQKINTLFIQAEDNATAAELPYYQDIILERIKIYLGFEAIHQMNVTFYKGKPKI; encoded by the coding sequence ATGAAGCTAATTAAAGAGGATATTGATAAAATAGTTAGACGTATATTTGCCAAACAACATCCGTTGCTGCCTGAAATCATGATTAACTGGAATAAAATAGTCGGGTTTAACTTCAGCACTAAAGCATTACCTTTAAAAATCACCACCTATACTTATAAAAAACAAAAGATTAATACGCTGTTTATACAAGCAGAAGATAATGCTACTGCAGCAGAATTACCTTATTATCAAGATATTATTCTAGAACGTATTAAAATTTATTTAGGCTTTGAAGCAATACATCAAATGAACGTAACGTTTTATAAAGGAAAACCTAAGATATGA
- a CDS encoding outer membrane protein, whose translation MKKLLLIAAASTALLTSGLSFADCDMNSSVDSSTNSSMSSSMENLWYLKLNAGGVIFDKAKPSNSSVKLKSNTGFTGNIGAGYYIMDNLRTDFTIGMVTNNYMKKSTNILISSSTVTTVPSVISAGGQLIINGVVIPGDVLTSGPGGTATTATTVSVKHKPTIVSALLNGYVDFIDLSMFKVFAGAGVGAALVKEKVNILTKTVANNNVISSSNFSGTTKNKTNFAYQLSLGTSFEVAQGVKAELVYSWTDYGKSKTNTKNVAGNKVKFGGTRYKGNNLMAGLRFNM comes from the coding sequence ATGAAAAAATTACTTTTAATAGCAGCTGCAAGCACAGCACTTTTAACTTCCGGTCTTTCATTCGCTGATTGCGATATGAATTCTTCTGTAGATTCATCTACTAATTCATCGATGTCGTCATCTATGGAAAATCTATGGTATTTAAAACTTAATGCCGGCGGTGTGATTTTTGATAAAGCAAAACCTTCAAATAGCAGTGTTAAGTTAAAATCCAATACAGGTTTTACCGGTAATATTGGAGCAGGTTATTATATCATGGATAATTTAAGAACTGATTTTACAATTGGAATGGTAACAAATAACTACATGAAAAAGTCTACAAATATTTTAATCTCTAGTTCTACTGTTACTACTGTACCATCGGTTATTTCAGCAGGTGGACAACTTATTATTAATGGTGTTGTGATTCCAGGAGATGTGCTTACAAGTGGTCCTGGCGGCACTGCCACCACTGCTACTACAGTATCAGTCAAACATAAACCTACTATTGTAAGTGCATTACTTAACGGTTATGTAGATTTTATTGATTTAAGTATGTTTAAAGTTTTTGCAGGAGCAGGTGTCGGTGCTGCGTTAGTAAAGGAAAAAGTAAATATTTTAACTAAGACTGTTGCTAATAATAATGTTATTAGTAGTTCTAATTTTTCAGGAACTACTAAAAACAAAACCAACTTTGCTTATCAATTATCTTTAGGAACTTCATTTGAAGTAGCACAAGGTGTGAAAGCAGAACTCGTTTATAGCTGGACAGATTACGGTAAATCCAAAACTAATACTAAAAATGTTGCCGGAAATAAAGTTAAATTTGGCGGAACCCGTTATAAAGGTAATAACTTAATGGCAGGATTAAGATTTAATATGTAA
- a CDS encoding outer membrane protein, with translation MQKLLLIAATSATILSSSVSFAEGMDNDWYLRIDAGAAMFNKEKDKATGVKLKSNMTVPVDLGIGYYISKNFRADLTLGTIIGGKLEKSRTATNAPFTGTNISASHKPTITRLLINGYVDLTNFDIFDVFAGAGVGPALVKEKITYNGITGLSSNTKNRTNISYKLTLGTSAQIADGVKAELAYSWIDDGRTKSKNVIYQGTSVPTGGMRYQSHNLTVGIRFDI, from the coding sequence ATGCAAAAGTTACTTTTAATAGCTGCTACAAGTGCAACAATTTTATCTTCTAGCGTATCATTTGCCGAGGGCATGGATAATGACTGGTATTTAAGAATAGATGCCGGTGCAGCAATGTTTAATAAAGAAAAAGATAAGGCAACCGGTGTTAAATTAAAATCTAATATGACTGTTCCAGTTGATTTAGGTATCGGTTATTATATTTCCAAAAATTTTAGAGCCGATTTAACTTTAGGTACTATAATCGGTGGAAAGCTAGAGAAATCCAGAACTGCAACTAATGCACCTTTTACCGGTACTAACATTTCAGCAAGCCATAAACCTACTATTACACGTTTACTTATTAACGGTTATGTAGATTTAACTAATTTTGATATATTCGATGTTTTTGCCGGTGCCGGTGTTGGTCCTGCATTAGTTAAAGAGAAAATTACATATAATGGGATAACCGGTCTTTCATCTAACACTAAAAACAGAACTAATATCTCTTACAAGCTAACTTTAGGTACTTCTGCACAAATTGCTGACGGTGTTAAAGCAGAACTAGCTTATAGCTGGATAGACGACGGTAGAACAAAAAGTAAGAATGTAATTTACCAAGGAACAAGTGTACCAACTGGTGGCATGCGTTATCAAAGCCATAACCTAACAGTTGGTATAAGATTTGATATATAA
- the fdxA gene encoding ferredoxin FdxA: protein MTYVITDECVKCKYTDCVEVCPVDCFYEGEFMLVINPDECIDCGVCVPDCPIDAIKPESPELIEWVERAKDFIDNKGWKNITKKKPALPDADKFKDEKDKFNKYMFAEVYSEEK from the coding sequence ATGACCTATGTTATAACCGATGAATGCGTAAAATGTAAATATACCGATTGCGTTGAAGTATGTCCCGTAGATTGTTTCTATGAAGGTGAATTTATGCTAGTTATCAATCCTGATGAATGTATAGATTGTGGCGTATGTGTTCCTGATTGTCCTATAGATGCCATCAAACCCGAATCACCGGAGTTAATAGAATGGGTAGAACGTGCAAAAGATTTTATAGACAATAAAGGATGGAAAAATATTACCAAAAAAAAACCTGCTTTGCCTGATGCCGATAAATTTAAAGATGAGAAAGATAAGTTTAATAAATATATGTTTGCTGAAGTATATTCTGAAGAAAAATGA
- a CDS encoding heme ABC transporter permease, whose protein sequence is MLTLLTPYYFNKLSKVIIPILAIATFVMMIIGLYLALIVSPIDYQQGEFIRIMYVHVPASWMALGIYVFMAACSFSYLVWKTTMSYLLAVASSYVGTTFTLISLVTGSLWGKPIWGTWWVWDARLTSMLILFLLYLSYIIIVNSADNIRKAQNPASIIAIIGLINIPIVKFSVNIWYSLHQPASVLRLGSPTIHSSMLKPLIIMFISFILYFLLILTIRTSILIDKIKNR, encoded by the coding sequence ATGTTAACACTATTAACCCCCTATTATTTTAATAAATTATCAAAGGTTATAATACCCATATTAGCTATAGCTACTTTTGTAATGATGATTATAGGTCTTTATTTAGCCCTCATAGTTTCGCCGATAGATTATCAACAAGGTGAGTTTATACGCATTATGTATGTTCATGTTCCTGCTTCTTGGATGGCCCTTGGTATTTATGTTTTCATGGCAGCATGCAGCTTTAGCTATTTAGTATGGAAAACTACTATGTCGTATTTGCTAGCTGTAGCTTCTAGTTACGTTGGAACTACTTTTACTTTGATTAGCTTAGTAACAGGCTCTTTATGGGGGAAGCCTATATGGGGAACATGGTGGGTTTGGGATGCAAGACTTACCTCTATGCTCATATTATTTTTATTATATTTAAGCTATATTATCATAGTAAATAGTGCGGATAATATAAGAAAGGCACAAAATCCTGCTTCGATTATTGCTATTATCGGACTGATTAATATACCGATAGTAAAATTCTCAGTAAATATTTGGTATAGCCTGCATCAGCCTGCTAGTGTTTTAAGGCTAGGGAGTCCAACTATTCACTCTTCAATGCTAAAGCCTTTAATTATTATGTTTATTAGTTTTATTTTATACTTTCTCTTAATACTAACTATACGAACTTCTATATTAATCGACAAAATCAAAAACCGATAA
- a CDS encoding nucleoside deaminase, translated as MNILLDKETNFNNFFMEQALKQARLAFDKNEVPVGAVIVDRLNQKIIVSTYNNTEEKNNALYHAEIIAINEACNLISSKNLNDYDIYVTLEPCAMCAAAIAHSRLKRLFYGASDPKHGAVESNLRYFNSSACFHRPEIYSGILAEDSGLLMKEFFKRIR; from the coding sequence GTGAATATATTATTAGATAAAGAAACTAATTTTAATAATTTTTTCATGGAGCAAGCTTTAAAACAAGCACGGCTCGCTTTTGATAAAAATGAAGTTCCGGTCGGAGCGGTGATTGTAGATAGGTTAAATCAAAAAATCATTGTTAGTACCTATAACAATACGGAAGAAAAAAACAATGCTCTTTATCATGCTGAAATTATTGCTATTAATGAAGCATGTAATCTTATATCTTCTAAAAATTTAAATGATTATGATATTTACGTTACTTTAGAACCTTGTGCTATGTGTGCGGCAGCTATAGCTCATAGCAGATTAAAACGTTTATTTTACGGGGCTTCTGATCCTAAACATGGAGCAGTTGAAAGTAATTTGCGATATTTTAACAGTAGTGCTTGTTTTCATAGACCGGAAATATATAGCGGAATTCTTGCTGAAGATTCGGGGCTATTAATGAAAGAGTTTTTTAAAAGGATACGATAA
- a CDS encoding cation diffusion facilitator family transporter, which produces MDTNSRNRLIKSASYLSITMALIILSIKLYAWVVTDSQSILASLIDSMLDITSSFINLIALRFALQPPDHHHRFGYEKMQDLTIFSQSIFFFASAFFIGFSSVKSLFEKTKPENISDGTTVMYVCIFLTIILVLYQTYVIKKTGSEIVKADKLHYFTDLLTNVIVIISINLSDHFWFVDPLFGVVISLYIFHSSYSLFKKAFKNLVDHELPEQDRQKIISIVNNHLGVKGMHEMKTRYAGQKAFIQCHLEMDGNMSLYNAHKISDEIAFEILQEFPEAEIIIHQDPFGVEEHVNYREYIIR; this is translated from the coding sequence ATGGATACTAATAGCCGTAATCGGTTAATAAAGTCGGCGTCTTATTTATCTATTACTATGGCATTAATTATTTTAAGTATAAAATTATACGCTTGGGTTGTTACCGATTCGCAATCAATCCTTGCTTCTTTAATTGATTCAATGCTTGATATAACTTCCTCCTTTATTAATTTAATAGCTTTAAGGTTTGCCTTGCAACCACCTGATCATCATCACAGGTTCGGGTATGAAAAAATGCAGGATTTAACAATTTTTTCTCAATCGATATTTTTCTTTGCTTCGGCTTTTTTTATAGGCTTTTCTTCGGTTAAATCTTTATTTGAAAAAACAAAACCAGAGAATATTAGCGACGGTACTACTGTAATGTATGTATGTATATTCTTAACAATTATTTTAGTACTTTATCAAACTTATGTAATTAAGAAAACGGGATCGGAAATAGTAAAAGCCGATAAGCTTCATTATTTCACGGACTTACTCACTAATGTTATAGTAATTATCTCTATAAATTTAAGCGATCATTTTTGGTTTGTTGACCCATTATTTGGTGTAGTTATTTCGTTATATATATTCCACTCTTCTTATTCTTTATTTAAAAAGGCATTTAAAAATTTAGTTGATCATGAATTACCTGAACAAGATAGACAAAAAATTATCTCGATAGTTAATAACCATTTAGGCGTAAAAGGTATGCACGAAATGAAAACTAGATATGCCGGTCAAAAAGCTTTTATCCAGTGCCATTTGGAAATGGACGGCAATATGTCGCTTTATAATGCTCATAAAATTAGCGATGAGATTGCTTTTGAAATATTGCAGGAATTTCCGGAGGCTGAAATCATTATCCACCAAGATCCTTTTGGAGTCGAAGAACACGTAAATTACCGTGAATATATTATTAGATAA
- a CDS encoding RT0821/Lpp0805 family surface protein, translating into MKLLSKIMIIALAASMLQACNGPGGMNKQGTGTLLGGAGGALLGSQFGKGKGQLVGVGVGALLGAVLGGQIGAGMDEQDRRLAELTSQRALEAAPSGSNVEWRNPDNGNYGYVTPNKTYRNSTGQYCREYTQTVVIGGKQQKAYGNACRQPDGQWQVVN; encoded by the coding sequence ATGAAACTATTATCTAAAATTATGATTATAGCTCTTGCAGCTTCTATGTTACAAGCCTGTAACGGTCCGGGTGGTATGAATAAACAAGGTACAGGAACACTTCTTGGCGGTGCCGGCGGTGCATTACTTGGTTCTCAATTTGGTAAAGGTAAAGGGCAACTTGTCGGAGTAGGTGTAGGTGCATTACTTGGAGCAGTTCTTGGCGGGCAAATCGGTGCAGGTATGGATGAGCAGGATAGAAGACTTGCAGAGCTTACCTCACAGAGAGCTTTAGAAGCAGCTCCTAGCGGTAGTAACGTAGAGTGGCGTAATCCGGATAACGGCAATTACGGTTACGTAACACCTAATAAAACTTATAGAAATAGCACTGGTCAATATTGCCGTGAGTACACTCAAACAGTTGTAATAGGCGGAAAACAACAAAAAGCATACGGTAATGCATGCCGCCAACCTGACGGACAATGGCAAGTTGTGAATTGA
- a CDS encoding YbhB/YbcL family Raf kinase inhibitor-like protein gives MTFIITSTAFKHNDRIPDKFTCKGQNVSPHLEWNNAPADTKSFALIMDDPDAPVEIAPPHGIWDHWIIYNIPASVTKLSEGQIDSNIKILNNSWKEKKYSGPCPPAGKSHRYFFKLYALNDYLELDENANKQDLVLALQKHLLAEAELIGIYST, from the coding sequence ATGACTTTCATAATAACAAGTACGGCGTTTAAACATAATGACCGCATTCCTGATAAATTTACTTGTAAAGGACAAAATGTTTCACCGCATCTAGAATGGAATAATGCTCCTGCAGATACTAAATCTTTTGCACTTATCATGGATGATCCGGATGCACCGGTAGAAATAGCACCGCCGCACGGTATATGGGATCATTGGATAATCTATAATATTCCTGCTTCTGTTACTAAGCTTTCAGAAGGGCAAATAGATAGCAATATTAAAATTTTAAATAATAGCTGGAAAGAAAAAAAGTACAGTGGTCCTTGTCCACCTGCCGGCAAATCTCATCGTTATTTTTTTAAATTATATGCTCTAAATGATTATCTTGAGCTTGATGAGAATGCTAATAAACAAGATTTAGTATTGGCTTTACAAAAACATTTACTTGCCGAGGCAGAACTAATAGGCATTTATTCTACATAA
- a CDS encoding metal ABC transporter ATP-binding protein yields the protein MEKPIIEFRNVSKKFGNKLLINNVSFTVKKNNITTLIGPNGAGKTTIVRLMLGLEQPTSGKIIIDPKLKIGYVPQKFGLTPDLPITVKKFLDLLAPSNFNNNIKEINSFIDLEHIKDQEISKLSGGQFQKVVLACSIVNNPDLIILDEPLQSLDVTSQQEFYQLINLIRKKLNITVFMISHDLFTVIKNSDQVICLNGHICCSGIPNEITPNSEFSNALSSLGFYTHHHDHKHQ from the coding sequence TTGGAAAAACCTATAATCGAGTTTCGTAACGTATCTAAAAAATTTGGTAATAAATTGCTGATAAATAACGTTAGTTTCACTGTCAAAAAAAATAATATAACTACTTTAATTGGACCTAACGGTGCAGGCAAAACCACCATAGTGCGATTAATGCTTGGACTTGAACAACCAACAAGTGGCAAGATTATAATTGATCCCAAATTAAAAATTGGATATGTACCGCAGAAGTTCGGATTAACCCCTGACCTACCTATTACAGTAAAAAAATTTTTAGATTTGTTAGCACCGAGTAATTTTAATAACAATATTAAAGAGATTAACTCATTTATTGATTTGGAACATATAAAAGATCAAGAAATTTCTAAGCTCTCAGGAGGGCAGTTTCAAAAGGTAGTTCTTGCATGTTCAATAGTTAATAATCCCGACTTAATTATTTTAGATGAACCGTTACAGTCTTTAGACGTAACAAGCCAACAAGAATTTTATCAGCTTATTAATTTGATTCGTAAAAAGCTAAATATTACGGTTTTTATGATCTCTCACGATTTATTTACCGTAATAAAAAACTCCGATCAAGTGATATGCTTAAACGGTCATATATGTTGTAGCGGAATACCAAACGAAATAACTCCTAACTCCGAATTTTCCAATGCCCTTTCTTCTCTAGGCTTCTATACCCACCACCATGATCATAAGCATCAATAA
- the uvrA gene encoding excinuclease ABC subunit UvrA → MNQEYIKVRGAKEHNLKNINVDIPRNKFVVITGLSGSGKSSLAFDTIYAEGQRRYVESLSSYARQFLHLQNKPNVESISGLSPAIAIDQKTTSKNPRSTVGTITEIYDYLRLLYARVGIPYSPATGLPIHSQTVSEMVDIINKLPKGTKVYLLAPIVRGHKGEFKREIMNLKKQGFQKLIVNGEVCEIDDLPKLDKNKKHNIEVIVDRIVLDESLGNRLADSLESSLNLAEGITYLEIVELPPAVKTEFEKNQRITFSEKYSCPVSGFQLTEIESRIFSFNSPFGACPKCEGIGKEFFFDRDLIVPDQRISIKDGAIVPWGSTSSKFILETLKALADHYKFSIEVPFISLSQNVKDILFEGSGEEAIKFEFHDGSKTQIIKQPFAGIIPSLQEKDRTIESVLIKEELAKFKSEHKCTACSGFRLKDEALCVKIANLHIGAVAGMSIAALQKWFSHLEEKLNKKQLFIAERILKEITERLKFLMNVGLDYLTLSREAGTLSGGESQRIRLASQIGSGLSGVLYVLDEPSIGLHQRDNTRLIETLKRLRDLGNTVLVVEHDEETMYEADHIIDIGPGAGIHGGRVVAEGNTEEIKNFEESITGRYLSGRQTIKVPSETRVGHDNRAIELLGAVSNNLDNIDIKIPLGTFTAITGVSGSGKSSLMIHTLYKAALKHLEPTSKVFPGKYRELKGLEYIDKIIDINQSPIGRTPRSNPATYTGAFTHIRDWFVELPESKARGYKVGRFSFNVKGGRCEACQGDGLIKIEMHFLPDVYVKCDICNGHRYNRETLEIKYKGKSIADILMMTVEDAMQFFEKIPLIYEKLITLNAVGLGYIKIGQSATTLSGGEAQRVKLAKELSRRSTGKTLYILDEPTTGLHIDDINKLLQVLHKLVDMGNTVLVIEHNLDVIKTADYIIDIGPEGGDKGGKIVICGTPADIAACEESHTGRYLKQYLK, encoded by the coding sequence ATGAACCAAGAATATATTAAGGTGCGCGGTGCTAAAGAACATAATCTAAAAAATATAAATGTTGATATTCCAAGGAATAAATTTGTTGTTATCACCGGTCTTAGCGGTTCGGGCAAGTCTTCTTTAGCATTTGATACTATTTATGCAGAAGGCCAAAGGCGATATGTTGAAAGTTTATCTTCATACGCAAGGCAATTCTTACATTTACAAAATAAACCGAATGTGGAATCTATTTCCGGATTATCGCCTGCTATTGCAATTGACCAAAAAACTACTTCCAAAAATCCACGTTCTACGGTTGGAACTATAACAGAAATTTACGATTATCTTAGGTTATTATATGCAAGGGTGGGTATTCCTTACTCTCCGGCAACTGGTCTTCCGATACATAGCCAAACAGTTTCCGAGATGGTAGATATAATTAACAAACTACCTAAAGGTACGAAAGTATATTTACTTGCTCCTATTGTTAGAGGACATAAGGGGGAGTTCAAACGTGAAATTATGAATCTGAAAAAGCAAGGCTTTCAGAAATTAATAGTTAACGGGGAAGTTTGCGAAATTGATGATTTACCGAAACTTGATAAAAATAAGAAGCATAATATAGAAGTGATCGTGGATAGAATAGTTCTAGACGAAAGTTTAGGTAATAGACTTGCAGATAGCTTAGAGAGTTCGTTAAATCTTGCCGAGGGTATTACTTATTTGGAAATTGTAGAATTGCCGCCGGCAGTTAAGACCGAGTTTGAAAAAAATCAGCGTATTACTTTTTCCGAGAAATATTCTTGTCCGGTATCGGGTTTTCAGCTTACTGAAATAGAGTCTCGAATCTTTTCTTTTAATAGCCCTTTTGGAGCATGTCCTAAATGTGAAGGAATAGGTAAGGAATTTTTCTTTGATAGAGATTTAATAGTTCCGGATCAAAGAATTTCTATTAAAGACGGTGCAATAGTGCCTTGGGGTAGTACATCTTCTAAATTTATCCTAGAGACATTAAAGGCTCTTGCCGATCATTATAAATTTTCTATTGAAGTACCTTTTATAAGTTTATCACAAAATGTTAAGGATATTTTATTTGAAGGTTCAGGAGAAGAGGCAATAAAGTTTGAATTTCACGACGGTTCTAAAACGCAAATAATAAAACAACCTTTTGCCGGTATAATACCAAGTTTGCAAGAAAAGGACCGTACTATAGAATCAGTTTTAATTAAAGAAGAACTAGCTAAATTTAAGTCAGAGCATAAATGTACTGCTTGTTCAGGGTTTAGATTAAAAGACGAAGCGTTATGCGTTAAAATAGCGAATCTTCATATAGGCGCAGTAGCGGGTATGAGTATTGCAGCCTTGCAAAAATGGTTTAGTCACTTAGAAGAAAAATTAAATAAAAAGCAATTATTTATTGCCGAGCGTATACTCAAAGAAATTACCGAGAGATTAAAATTTCTTATGAATGTCGGGCTTGATTATCTAACGTTATCACGAGAAGCAGGTACTTTATCGGGAGGGGAAAGTCAGCGTATTCGTCTTGCATCTCAAATAGGTTCAGGGCTTAGCGGTGTTTTATATGTACTTGATGAGCCGTCTATCGGTCTTCATCAACGAGATAATACAAGATTAATTGAGACACTAAAAAGGCTTAGAGATCTAGGTAATACCGTTTTGGTAGTCGAGCATGATGAAGAAACAATGTATGAAGCAGATCATATTATTGATATAGGACCGGGAGCCGGTATTCACGGCGGTCGTGTTGTTGCGGAAGGAAATACTGAAGAAATAAAGAATTTTGAAGAAAGTATTACAGGTAGGTATCTAAGCGGTCGTCAAACAATTAAAGTACCTTCTGAAACAAGAGTAGGACATGATAATAGGGCAATTGAATTACTTGGGGCGGTTTCCAACAATTTAGATAATATTGATATCAAAATTCCACTTGGTACGTTTACTGCTATAACGGGAGTATCAGGAAGCGGTAAATCAAGCTTGATGATTCATACTCTATATAAAGCGGCTCTAAAGCATTTAGAGCCGACTAGCAAAGTATTCCCGGGAAAATATAGAGAGTTAAAAGGACTTGAATATATTGATAAAATTATCGATATTAATCAATCTCCGATAGGTAGAACTCCTCGTTCAAACCCTGCAACTTATACAGGTGCATTTACCCATATTAGGGATTGGTTTGTGGAATTACCTGAATCAAAAGCTAGAGGGTATAAAGTAGGCAGATTTTCGTTTAACGTTAAAGGTGGGAGATGTGAAGCATGCCAAGGTGATGGGCTGATTAAAATAGAGATGCATTTCCTACCTGACGTATATGTAAAATGTGATATTTGTAACGGTCACAGATATAATAGAGAAACTCTTGAAATAAAATATAAAGGTAAATCTATTGCTGATATTTTAATGATGACGGTAGAAGATGCGATGCAATTTTTTGAGAAAATCCCGTTAATCTATGAAAAACTAATTACCTTAAATGCGGTGGGCCTAGGCTATATTAAAATCGGTCAGTCTGCTACTACTCTTTCAGGCGGTGAAGCACAACGCGTTAAGCTTGCTAAAGAATTATCAAGACGTTCAACCGGTAAAACGCTTTATATACTTGATGAACCGACTACGGGACTACATATCGACGATATTAATAAATTGCTGCAAGTTTTACATAAACTTGTTGATATGGGCAATACCGTTTTAGTTATTGAGCATAATCTAGATGTTATAAAAACAGCAGATTATATTATTGATATCGGTCCTGAAGGCGGTGACAAAGGCGGTAAGATAGTTATATGTGGTACTCCTGCCGATATCGCTGCCTGTGAGGAAAGCCATACCGGTAGATATTTAAAGCAATATTTGAAGTAG
- a CDS encoding single-stranded DNA-binding protein, giving the protein MAGSLNKVILIGNVGRDPEIRTTGEGKKIINLSLATTETWKDRITSERKERTEWHRVVIFSEGLVSVVERYVTKGSKLYIEGSLQTRKWNDNSGQEKYTTEVVLQNFNSQLILLDSKNSNNHTQDSGHSEYKHSETKNHSFDHSDLDDEIPF; this is encoded by the coding sequence ATGGCAGGTAGTTTAAATAAAGTAATATTAATAGGTAATGTAGGGCGTGATCCGGAAATTAGAACTACGGGCGAAGGGAAAAAAATCATTAATCTTTCCTTAGCAACAACCGAAACTTGGAAAGATCGCATCACCAGCGAACGAAAAGAACGAACCGAATGGCATAGAGTAGTGATATTTAGTGAAGGGTTAGTATCTGTTGTAGAACGCTATGTCACAAAAGGTAGTAAATTATATATTGAAGGTTCATTGCAAACCCGTAAGTGGAATGATAATTCAGGTCAAGAAAAATATACCACGGAAGTTGTGTTACAAAACTTTAATTCACAATTAATATTATTAGATAGTAAAAACTCTAATAATCATACTCAAGATTCAGGGCATAGCGAATATAAACATTCTGAAACTAAAAATCATTCCTTTGATCATAGCGACTTAGACGACGAAATACCATTTTAA